The Alphaproteobacteria bacterium genome contains a region encoding:
- a CDS encoding nucleotide pyrophosphatase/phosphodiesterase family protein codes for MKPLLAMIVVGLTPRHIGPHTPRLAALARNGAMVPLATVTPAVTCTVQASFMTGSAPRDHGIVANGWLFRDLMEVMLWRQSNRLVAGEKVWEAGKKRDAAFTCANMFWWYNMASSHDIGATPRPIYKADGRKLPDCYTVPATLRDRLIERLGPFPLFQFWGPATSIASTRWIAEATKMAMAESNPTLTLAYLPHLDYDLQRFGPDEAHPAVQKSLAEIDAVAGDLAEAARAQGRAVVVLSEYGITAVDRPIHVNRALREAGYLAVREEDGGELLDPMASKAFAVADHQIAHVYLAEPSLRPDVRALLASLPGIERVYDDTDKHTVGLDHPRSGELIAMADARSWFTYYYWNADDRAPDFARTVEIHRKPGYDPVELFLDPALSAPKLAIGKRLLLRKLGFRSLMDVIPLDASLVRGSHGRITDHPEDGPLVIASRADLLARERVTATDVKSLLLDAVFP; via the coding sequence TTGAAACCGCTCCTGGCGATGATTGTCGTCGGTTTGACGCCGCGGCATATCGGCCCTCACACGCCCAGGCTGGCGGCGCTCGCGCGCAACGGCGCCATGGTGCCACTTGCGACCGTGACGCCGGCGGTGACCTGCACTGTGCAGGCTTCCTTCATGACCGGATCGGCGCCGCGCGATCATGGGATCGTCGCCAATGGTTGGCTGTTCCGCGATCTGATGGAAGTGATGCTGTGGCGGCAGTCCAATCGCCTAGTCGCCGGCGAGAAGGTGTGGGAAGCGGGAAAGAAGCGCGATGCGGCCTTCACCTGCGCCAACATGTTCTGGTGGTACAACATGGCGTCGAGCCATGACATCGGCGCGACACCGCGGCCGATCTACAAGGCGGACGGACGCAAGCTCCCGGACTGCTACACGGTGCCGGCGACGCTGCGCGATCGCCTGATTGAACGTCTCGGACCGTTCCCACTGTTCCAATTCTGGGGACCCGCCACATCGATCGCATCCACGCGCTGGATCGCCGAGGCGACCAAGATGGCGATGGCCGAGAGCAATCCGACGCTCACACTCGCATATCTTCCTCACCTTGATTACGATTTGCAGCGCTTCGGGCCGGACGAGGCACATCCGGCCGTGCAGAAATCCCTCGCCGAGATCGACGCCGTCGCGGGCGACCTCGCCGAAGCAGCGCGTGCGCAAGGACGCGCGGTGGTCGTCCTCTCCGAGTATGGCATCACCGCCGTCGACCGCCCGATCCATGTCAATCGCGCGCTGCGTGAGGCGGGGTATCTGGCGGTGCGCGAGGAGGACGGTGGAGAGCTGCTCGATCCGATGGCGTCCAAAGCCTTCGCGGTGGCTGATCACCAGATTGCCCACGTCTATCTGGCCGAGCCTTCGTTGCGCCCCGACGTTCGAGCGTTGCTGGCGAGCTTGCCGGGCATCGAACGCGTCTATGACGATACCGACAAGCACACCGTCGGCCTCGACCATCCGCGCTCAGGCGAATTGATCGCGATGGCGGACGCCCGGTCCTGGTTCACCTATTACTATTGGAACGCCGATGACCGCGCACCCGACTTTGCCCGCACGGTCGAAATTCACCGCAAGCCCGGCTACGATCCGGTCGAGCTCTTCCTCGATCCTGCGCTATCCGCGCCAAAACTCGCGATCGGCAAACGCTTGCTCCTGCGCAAGCTCGGATTCCGTTCGCTGATGGACGTGATCCCGCTGGACGCGTCGCTGGTGCGCGGCTCGCACGGCCGCATCACGGACCATCCCGAGGACGGACCGCTTGTCATCGCCAGCCGGGCGGATTTGCTGGCGCGCGAGAGGGTGACGGCGACAGATGTGAAGTCGCTCTTGCTGGACGCCGTGTTTCCATAG
- a CDS encoding ABC transporter substrate-binding protein — protein sequence MAHLDRRNLLKTTGAAAASALIGVDAHSQAKPVVNMQLGWLLSGNQIGEVCAKQLGYYDQEGIEMRFQAGGPNIDGVAVVAAGRFEVGQVSSSPSLMLAASQDIPVVCFAAGAQEHPYAFFSVKKNPIREPKDLIGKKVGIQATGVILLRALLAKNKIPEKDVQIVTIGADMSPVLTGQVDCVTGWLTNTSAMKVLGADMVAMRLWDTGVKLYALPYYATANTIKTRGDILAKYLRASAKGWGFAYEPANRAKAVEMLVKEFSNLNAKDETEALDAMLKFSFSPKTKTEGWGTMDPAIWQDQINTYAELGQFSKRTPKLEEVMTLDILKMTADTRPKIG from the coding sequence ATGGCCCATCTCGATCGGCGCAATCTTTTGAAAACCACGGGCGCGGCGGCGGCCTCCGCCCTCATCGGCGTGGACGCGCATTCGCAAGCGAAACCCGTCGTCAACATGCAGCTCGGCTGGCTCCTCTCTGGCAACCAGATCGGCGAGGTGTGCGCCAAGCAGCTGGGCTACTACGACCAGGAAGGCATCGAGATGCGCTTCCAGGCCGGCGGCCCGAATATCGACGGCGTTGCGGTCGTGGCGGCGGGCCGCTTTGAGGTCGGGCAGGTGTCGTCGAGCCCGTCGCTGATGCTCGCAGCCTCCCAGGATATTCCAGTAGTCTGCTTTGCCGCCGGCGCGCAGGAGCACCCTTACGCGTTCTTCTCGGTGAAGAAGAATCCAATCCGCGAGCCGAAGGACCTGATCGGCAAGAAGGTCGGCATCCAGGCGACCGGCGTCATCCTGCTGCGCGCACTGCTCGCCAAGAACAAGATTCCCGAGAAGGATGTGCAGATCGTCACGATTGGGGCCGACATGTCGCCGGTGCTCACCGGACAGGTCGATTGCGTCACCGGCTGGCTGACGAACACCAGCGCCATGAAGGTGCTTGGCGCCGACATGGTCGCAATGCGCCTCTGGGATACCGGCGTGAAGCTCTACGCGCTCCCCTATTATGCGACCGCAAACACCATCAAGACCCGCGGCGACATTCTGGCGAAGTACTTGCGCGCTTCCGCCAAGGGCTGGGGCTTTGCCTACGAGCCGGCGAACCGCGCCAAGGCGGTCGAAATGCTGGTGAAGGAATTCTCCAACCTCAACGCCAAGGACGAAACCGAGGCGCTCGACGCGATGCTGAAGTTCTCGTTCTCGCCGAAAACCAAGACCGAAGGCTGGGGCACGATGGATCCGGCGATCTGGCAGGATCAGATCAACACGTACGCGGAGCTTGGCCAGTTCTCCAAGCGCACGCCGAAGCTCGAGGAAGTCATGACGCTCGACATCCTCAAGATGACCGCCGACACCCGGCCGAAGATCGGGTAG
- a CDS encoding ABC transporter ATP-binding protein, whose product MLAQDVVAPAVTSPAIAGASAVLCRNVSMRFVTDRRTVTALENVSFSVERGGFLSLLGPSGCGKSTLLRIVADLVVPTTGQVSVFGMPPQEARQKRSLGFVFQDAALLPWRTALQNVELPAEVGGFAGLPSGAPTPRELLKLVGLEGWEQNFPHELSGGMRQRVSIARALLGGPRLLLMDEPFGALDEITRDRLNEELRRIWQETGTTILFVTHSVYEAMYLGEEVLVMSANPGRVSEIVPIDLPRDRDLSIRETEPFVRIAAKLRNLLGRGVQ is encoded by the coding sequence ATGCTGGCGCAGGACGTGGTCGCGCCTGCGGTGACCTCGCCGGCTATCGCCGGAGCGAGCGCGGTGTTGTGCCGCAATGTATCGATGCGCTTTGTCACCGACCGGCGCACCGTCACGGCGCTGGAGAATGTGTCCTTCTCGGTCGAGCGTGGCGGCTTCCTGAGCCTGCTCGGGCCGTCCGGGTGCGGCAAGTCGACACTGCTGCGCATCGTTGCCGACCTCGTCGTTCCCACGACGGGACAGGTCTCAGTGTTCGGCATGCCGCCGCAGGAGGCCCGGCAGAAGCGCTCGCTCGGTTTCGTGTTTCAGGACGCCGCGTTGCTGCCTTGGCGCACCGCCTTGCAAAATGTCGAGCTTCCCGCTGAGGTCGGCGGCTTTGCGGGTCTTCCCTCCGGCGCGCCGACGCCGCGCGAGCTCTTGAAGCTCGTCGGCCTTGAGGGCTGGGAGCAGAACTTTCCGCACGAGCTGTCCGGTGGCATGCGCCAGCGCGTCTCGATCGCGCGGGCGCTGCTCGGCGGCCCGCGCCTTCTGCTCATGGATGAGCCGTTCGGTGCACTCGACGAGATCACGCGCGACCGCCTCAACGAAGAGCTGCGCCGCATCTGGCAAGAGACCGGCACCACCATCCTGTTCGTCACGCACTCGGTCTACGAGGCGATGTACCTCGGCGAGGAGGTGCTGGTGATGTCGGCCAATCCGGGCCGTGTGAGCGAGATCGTTCCGATCGATCTGCCGCGAGATCGCGATCTCTCGATCCGCGAGACCGAACCGTTCGTCCGTATCGCCGCGAAACTGCGCAATCTGCTCGGGCGGGGCGTGCAATGA
- a CDS encoding ABC transporter permease, with the protein MTASDLAPDLSLDIAAAEAAWHRARQREVWRRRLLPAVGIGAALLIWAALVYGLKVPPFIAPSPLLVVQTLYAKFDVLMLNLVPTAIEAISGFLLGNLTAILIATVFVHKKTMEEAFFPVVVVVNTIPVVAKAPILVLLLGNGMEPKIAIAALICFFPTLVNMVRGLESVNPQAMELMRVLSASKREVFFKLRLYNSLPYLFSALKIAASTAVIGAIVGEWIGSTYGIGALIIQAMYNFDSAMLYATVIVGSVFSVVFFLVISFAERLVVRWQAPAGH; encoded by the coding sequence ATGACCGCATCCGATCTCGCGCCCGATCTGTCGCTCGACATCGCCGCCGCCGAGGCCGCCTGGCACCGCGCACGCCAGCGCGAGGTCTGGCGCCGTCGACTGCTGCCCGCGGTCGGGATCGGCGCGGCACTGCTGATCTGGGCGGCGCTGGTCTACGGGCTGAAGGTGCCGCCATTCATCGCGCCCTCGCCGCTGCTCGTCGTCCAGACGCTTTACGCCAAGTTCGACGTGTTGATGCTCAACCTCGTGCCGACCGCGATCGAGGCCATCTCGGGATTCCTGCTCGGCAATCTCACCGCGATCCTGATCGCCACGGTGTTTGTGCACAAGAAGACCATGGAAGAAGCCTTCTTCCCCGTCGTCGTGGTGGTCAACACCATCCCCGTCGTCGCCAAGGCGCCGATCCTCGTGTTGCTGCTCGGCAACGGCATGGAGCCGAAGATCGCGATCGCGGCGTTGATCTGCTTCTTCCCCACGCTGGTGAATATGGTGCGCGGGCTTGAATCGGTAAACCCGCAGGCGATGGAGCTGATGCGCGTGCTCTCGGCGTCGAAGCGCGAGGTGTTCTTCAAGCTGCGGCTCTACAACTCGCTGCCGTACCTTTTCTCTGCGCTGAAGATCGCGGCTTCGACCGCGGTCATTGGCGCGATCGTGGGCGAATGGATCGGCTCGACCTATGGTATCGGCGCACTGATCATCCAGGCGATGTACAATTTCGACTCGGCCATGCTCTATGCGACCGTGATCGTCGGCTCGGTGTTCTCGGTCGTGTTCTTCCTGGTGATCTCGTTCGCCGAACGGCTGGTTGTACGCTGGCAAGCGCCGGCCGGACATTAG
- a CDS encoding FAD-dependent oxidoreductase, whose protein sequence is MDRIDEIPGSARVVARTDVLVVGGGPAGLAAAIAAKREGCSVTMIERYPYLGGLASGGMVLVLDDMHNGEEITVTGLCMEMIERMAKVGAAVYPPPEERGQSLEKYRKWARWGCHDFRSQMKPQPIVFAAAFDPDGWKRISNEMIAEAGVNVRLHSWFSKAIMQDGRIRGVICETKAGREAIMADAVIDTTGDLDVAAAAGAKFIEGAYIVTTVFRLGNVNTDEAERFAAAEPEEFAKLDRQAKRTMGGSWDHWWLKTPLPGIVWCNCPHMTGYDGLKVEDLTRADFEGRKRIYALLDFVRGNMPGFKDCYVVDVAPQLGIRQTRLLEGEYIVTKDDVMERVWFADTVARGRDYYTPYRSMLPKEVEGLIVAGRHYSATESAQKMSREIPPCMSMGQSAGVAAALALSGNLPLRRVDPRAICQKVRAQGGDPGDRPSANAKLMEHAA, encoded by the coding sequence ATGGACCGCATTGACGAAATTCCCGGCTCCGCCCGCGTGGTCGCGCGTACGGACGTGCTGGTGGTCGGCGGCGGGCCGGCGGGGCTCGCGGCGGCGATTGCGGCAAAACGCGAGGGCTGCTCGGTCACGATGATCGAGCGCTATCCTTATCTCGGTGGGCTCGCCTCCGGCGGCATGGTGCTGGTGCTGGACGACATGCACAACGGCGAGGAGATCACCGTCACCGGCCTGTGCATGGAAATGATCGAGCGCATGGCGAAGGTCGGCGCGGCGGTCTACCCGCCGCCCGAGGAGCGCGGGCAGTCGCTCGAGAAATACCGCAAGTGGGCGCGCTGGGGCTGCCACGATTTCCGCTCGCAGATGAAGCCGCAGCCGATCGTGTTCGCGGCGGCGTTCGATCCGGACGGCTGGAAGCGAATTTCGAACGAGATGATCGCGGAGGCGGGCGTGAACGTGCGCCTGCACTCCTGGTTCTCCAAGGCGATCATGCAGGACGGCCGCATCCGCGGCGTGATCTGCGAGACGAAAGCCGGACGCGAAGCCATCATGGCGGATGCCGTGATCGACACGACCGGCGATCTCGATGTCGCGGCCGCCGCCGGCGCGAAGTTCATCGAAGGTGCGTACATCGTCACGACGGTGTTTCGCCTCGGCAACGTCAACACGGATGAGGCCGAACGCTTCGCCGCTGCCGAGCCGGAGGAATTCGCCAAGCTCGACCGGCAAGCGAAGCGCACCATGGGCGGCTCGTGGGATCACTGGTGGCTCAAGACGCCGCTGCCCGGCATCGTGTGGTGCAACTGCCCGCACATGACCGGCTATGACGGGCTCAAGGTGGAGGACCTGACGCGCGCCGACTTCGAGGGCCGCAAGCGCATTTATGCGCTGCTCGACTTCGTGCGCGGCAACATGCCGGGCTTCAAGGACTGCTACGTGGTCGACGTGGCGCCGCAGCTCGGCATCCGCCAGACGCGGCTGCTCGAAGGCGAGTACATCGTGACCAAGGACGACGTGATGGAACGCGTCTGGTTCGCGGATACGGTCGCGCGCGGGCGTGACTACTACACGCCCTATCGCTCGATGCTGCCGAAGGAGGTCGAGGGCTTGATCGTCGCCGGGCGCCACTATTCGGCGACCGAGTCCGCGCAGAAAATGTCGCGCGAGATTCCGCCCTGCATGTCGATGGGCCAGTCGGCCGGCGTTGCGGCGGCGCTCGCGCTCTCCGGCAACCTGCCGCTGCGCCGCGTCGACCCGCGGGCGATATGCCAGAAGGTGCGCGCGCAGGGCGGCGATCCGGGCGACCGGCCCTCCGCCAACGCCAAGCTGATGGAGCATGCCGCGTGA
- a CDS encoding CoA transferase, giving the protein MTSANELPLAGIRVIDFTQVMMGPVATQMLGDYGADVIKIERPPTGDLSRTSIPDDPAGLVGPVYCSLNRNKRSIVLDLKKPEERAALMDLIRGADVVVNNFRAGVMVRMGLGYDELKKENPRLIYAVGTGFGLTGPYAHKGGQDVLAQAMSGVMARRSRESDPLSVYATTFADYSAGMHLVQGVLLALLQREKTGRGQQFNVSLLDSMIAAQTQEATTQMMRGYELNWGAMPLSGVFGTTDGALVMVGAFKLDPVKDIGTALGLAGLEDDARFKTHALRMQNKAALQALFMERFKTNTTAHWIGKLEEQDLLCAPVRTIAEALADEQAAINGMIMEAPGVVETVKCVGSPIHMGDAPVTIRVPPAKLGQHTQEVLAEVAQARATAAE; this is encoded by the coding sequence GTGACCAGTGCCAATGAACTGCCGCTCGCCGGCATACGCGTGATCGACTTCACGCAAGTGATGATGGGTCCGGTGGCGACCCAGATGCTTGGCGACTACGGCGCCGACGTGATCAAGATCGAGCGGCCGCCGACCGGCGACCTCTCGCGCACCTCGATCCCGGACGATCCAGCGGGTCTGGTCGGTCCGGTCTACTGCTCGCTCAACCGCAACAAGCGCTCCATCGTGCTCGACCTGAAGAAGCCGGAGGAGCGCGCCGCGCTGATGGACCTGATCCGCGGCGCCGACGTAGTGGTGAACAACTTCCGCGCCGGCGTGATGGTGCGCATGGGCCTTGGCTACGACGAGCTGAAGAAGGAGAACCCGCGCCTGATCTATGCGGTCGGCACCGGCTTCGGCCTCACCGGCCCCTATGCGCACAAGGGCGGACAGGACGTGCTGGCCCAGGCGATGTCCGGCGTGATGGCGCGCCGCTCGCGCGAGAGCGATCCGCTTTCGGTCTATGCAACGACATTCGCGGATTATTCGGCAGGCATGCACTTGGTGCAGGGCGTGCTGCTCGCCCTTCTGCAGCGGGAAAAGACCGGCCGAGGCCAGCAGTTCAACGTATCACTGCTCGATTCGATGATCGCCGCGCAGACCCAGGAGGCGACCACGCAGATGATGCGCGGCTATGAGCTCAACTGGGGCGCGATGCCGCTCTCCGGCGTGTTCGGGACGACCGATGGCGCACTGGTGATGGTGGGCGCGTTCAAGCTCGATCCCGTGAAGGATATCGGCACGGCGCTTGGGCTTGCGGGCCTCGAAGACGATGCGCGCTTCAAGACGCACGCGCTGCGCATGCAGAACAAGGCGGCGCTGCAGGCATTGTTCATGGAGCGCTTCAAGACCAATACGACCGCGCACTGGATCGGCAAGCTCGAGGAGCAGGACCTGTTGTGCGCGCCGGTACGCACCATCGCGGAGGCGCTCGCCGACGAGCAGGCGGCGATCAACGGGATGATCATGGAAGCGCCGGGCGTGGTCGAGACGGTAAAATGCGTCGGCTCGCCGATCCACATGGGGGATGCACCGGTCACAATCCGCGTGCCGCCCGCAAAGCTCGGCCAGCATACCCAAGAGGTTCTGGCGGAAGTGGCGCAAGCGCGCGCGACAGCGGCCGAGTGA
- a CDS encoding enoyl-CoA hydratase-related protein — protein MPILYELKDHVARVTIDRPDVLNAIDAASERELQKIWSEIESNRNVRCIVLTGTGERAFSTGADMKGGSGASGLEYWALPRTGGFGGIALRETLDVPVIARVNGHAVGGGFEMVLGCDIIVAADNATFGLPEARVGRLPLDGGMTLLQRQVPFHLAMGVLLTGKRISAAEALRIGLVNEVVPRAELDTAVARWVDEILACAPLSVRAIKQVVRRTAQLSAAEARGQLLPALAEALQSEDSREGVCAFVEKRKPVWKGR, from the coding sequence ATGCCGATCCTTTATGAGCTAAAGGACCACGTCGCGCGCGTGACCATCGACCGGCCGGACGTGCTCAACGCCATCGACGCCGCTTCCGAGCGCGAATTGCAGAAGATCTGGAGCGAGATCGAGAGCAATCGCAACGTTCGCTGCATCGTGCTGACCGGCACGGGCGAGCGTGCGTTCTCGACCGGCGCCGACATGAAGGGTGGCTCGGGCGCGAGCGGACTCGAGTACTGGGCATTGCCGCGCACTGGCGGCTTTGGCGGCATTGCGTTGCGCGAGACGCTCGACGTTCCGGTGATCGCGCGCGTGAACGGACACGCCGTCGGTGGCGGGTTCGAGATGGTGCTCGGCTGCGACATCATTGTGGCGGCCGACAACGCGACCTTCGGTCTGCCGGAGGCACGCGTCGGCCGCCTGCCGCTCGACGGCGGCATGACGCTGCTGCAACGCCAAGTGCCGTTTCATCTCGCGATGGGCGTGCTGCTCACCGGCAAGCGCATCTCGGCGGCTGAAGCGCTTCGCATCGGCCTCGTCAACGAAGTGGTGCCGCGCGCCGAGCTCGACACGGCGGTGGCACGCTGGGTCGACGAGATCCTCGCCTGCGCGCCGCTCTCGGTGCGCGCGATCAAGCAGGTCGTGCGGCGCACCGCGCAGCTTTCCGCCGCGGAGGCGCGCGGGCAGTTGCTGCCTGCGCTGGCTGAAGCCCTGCAATCGGAGGACAGCCGGGAGGGCGTGTGCGCCTTCGTCGAGAAGCGCAAACCGGTGTGGAAGGGCAGATAA
- the fdxA gene encoding ferredoxin, translated as MPYVITDACIDVKDKTCLDACPVDCIYEGGRTLYIQPDECIDCGLCETVCPVAAIHADDRLPEELKPWIAINAEFFGPEVTGWGRPGGADVKYTTALDHATVAAWPKTSDLSRRP; from the coding sequence ATGCCCTACGTCATCACCGATGCCTGCATCGACGTGAAGGACAAGACTTGTCTCGATGCGTGCCCGGTCGACTGCATCTACGAGGGTGGGCGCACGCTCTACATCCAGCCGGACGAATGCATCGATTGCGGGCTGTGCGAAACGGTGTGCCCGGTCGCTGCGATCCACGCCGACGATCGCCTGCCGGAGGAGCTGAAGCCCTGGATCGCCATCAACGCGGAATTCTTCGGACCCGAGGTGACCGGCTGGGGCCGACCGGGCGGCGCGGACGTCAAATACACGACAGCACTCGATCATGCGACGGTCGCCGCCTGGCCGAAAACGTCCGACCTGTCGAGAAGGCCGTAA
- a CDS encoding hydantoinase B/oxoprolinase family protein has product MALTSDPIALELFKNAIFSIADEMALTVFRTTYSGVLKDNMDYSTGFADADGKLAAQGLTLPGHLGSVPTAMESIMRHFADDMAPGDVFIMNDPFDGGMHLPDIFIFKPLYHRNERLAFACTVCHHTDVGGRVAGSNASDSTEIYAEGLRIAPLKLYEAGKLNQTIMTFIEKNVRLPVHVFGDLRAQLAACHIAEKQFAEIVARYGPEQTKFYLKEIINYAERLTRAALRELPDGEWSFEDWIDDDGVDYGKPIRLFVTIRKTGDHMVVDWTGTNPQVKGAINNTLSYTKAAAYTGVRSVLPPGIPNNEGVFRAIEVICPPGTVGNGVLPAACAARGLTGFRMVDCMFGALAMMLPDKVKAAGDGGNTGISIGGYDEARKPFVYVDFTCGAWGARPWADGLDGNSHMFANMASHSIEVTEAEHPIQLTAYEFVPDKAGAGKYRGGVPFRRDYVFHEHEGVLQVRSDRRDHRPFGLYGGSPGAPSENYLNPDTENRVLTSKLTMNIKRGDVFRHVLAGAGGWGDPLERDPAAVLRDVRNELLSPDKAQADYGVVIDLAHWKIDEAATKRRREEIRKARGWTAVPKVQRHDPMPLPRAAE; this is encoded by the coding sequence GTGGCGCTGACGTCAGATCCGATTGCGCTGGAGCTGTTCAAGAACGCGATCTTCTCGATCGCCGACGAGATGGCGCTGACCGTGTTCCGCACCACCTATTCGGGCGTGCTCAAGGACAACATGGACTACTCGACCGGTTTTGCCGACGCGGACGGCAAGCTCGCGGCGCAAGGGCTCACCCTGCCCGGCCATCTCGGCTCGGTGCCGACCGCGATGGAATCGATCATGCGCCACTTCGCGGACGACATGGCGCCGGGTGACGTGTTCATCATGAACGACCCGTTCGACGGCGGCATGCATTTGCCTGATATCTTTATCTTTAAGCCGCTCTATCACCGGAACGAACGGCTCGCCTTCGCCTGCACGGTCTGCCACCACACCGATGTCGGCGGCCGCGTCGCCGGCTCGAACGCCTCCGACTCGACCGAGATCTATGCCGAGGGCCTGCGCATCGCGCCGCTGAAGCTTTACGAAGCCGGCAAGCTCAACCAGACCATCATGACATTCATCGAGAAGAACGTCCGCCTGCCGGTGCATGTGTTCGGCGACCTGCGCGCACAGCTAGCCGCCTGCCACATCGCCGAGAAGCAGTTCGCCGAGATCGTGGCGCGTTACGGACCGGAGCAGACGAAGTTTTACCTGAAGGAAATCATCAACTATGCGGAGCGCCTGACGCGCGCGGCGCTACGCGAGCTGCCCGACGGCGAATGGAGCTTCGAGGACTGGATCGACGACGACGGCGTCGACTACGGCAAACCGATCCGGCTGTTCGTGACCATCCGCAAGACCGGCGATCACATGGTGGTGGACTGGACCGGCACCAATCCGCAGGTCAAAGGCGCGATCAACAACACGCTCTCCTACACCAAGGCCGCGGCGTACACCGGCGTGCGCTCCGTGCTGCCGCCGGGCATTCCCAACAACGAAGGCGTGTTTCGCGCCATCGAGGTGATTTGTCCGCCCGGTACCGTCGGCAACGGCGTGCTGCCCGCCGCGTGCGCCGCGCGCGGCCTCACCGGCTTCCGCATGGTCGACTGCATGTTCGGCGCGCTTGCCATGATGCTGCCCGACAAGGTGAAGGCGGCCGGCGACGGCGGCAACACCGGGATTTCGATCGGCGGCTATGACGAAGCGCGCAAGCCGTTCGTGTACGTCGATTTCACCTGCGGCGCATGGGGCGCGCGGCCCTGGGCCGACGGGCTCGACGGCAACTCGCACATGTTCGCCAACATGGCCTCGCATTCGATCGAGGTGACCGAGGCCGAGCACCCGATCCAGCTCACTGCGTATGAGTTCGTGCCGGACAAGGCGGGCGCCGGCAAATATCGCGGCGGCGTGCCATTCCGGCGCGACTACGTGTTCCACGAGCACGAGGGCGTGCTGCAGGTACGCTCCGACCGGCGCGACCACCGGCCGTTCGGCCTCTACGGCGGCAGCCCCGGCGCACCGTCGGAGAACTATCTCAACCCCGACACCGAGAACCGCGTGCTCACCTCAAAGCTCACAATGAACATCAAGCGCGGGGATGTATTCCGCCACGTATTGGCCGGAGCAGGCGGTTGGGGCGATCCACTCGAGCGCGATCCTGCCGCGGTGCTGCGCGACGTGCGCAACGAATTGCTCTCGCCGGACAAGGCACAAGCAGACTACGGCGTGGTCATCGATCTCGCGCACTGGAAGATCGACGAGGCGGCGACCAAGCGTCGCCGTGAGGAAATCAGGAAAGCGCGCGGCTGGACCGCCGTGCCGAAAGTCCAGCGTCACGACCCGATGCCCCTCCCCCGCGCCGCAGAATAG